Proteins from a single region of Thalassophryne amazonica chromosome 22, fThaAma1.1, whole genome shotgun sequence:
- the csrp2 gene encoding cysteine and glycine-rich protein 2 translates to MPNWGGGNKCAACLGTVYHAEEVQCDGKCFHKCCFLCMVCRKGLDSTTVAIHNQDIYCKSCYGKKYGPKGYGYGLGAGTLNMDRGERLGIKPEQTQSHRPTTNPNPSKFAQKFGGSEKCPRCGDSVYAAEKIMGAGKPWHKNCFRCAKCGKSLESTTQTEKDGEIYCKACYAKNFGPKGFGYGQGAGALVHAQ, encoded by the exons ATGCCAAACTGGGGAGGCGGTAACAAGTGCGCAGCGTGCCTTGGTACAGTTTATCATGCTGAGGAAGTGCAATGCGATGGGAAGTGTTTCCATAAATGCTGCTTCCTCTGCA TGGTCTGCAGGAAAGGCTTAGACAGCACCACAGTGGCCATTCACAACCAGGACATCTACTGCAAGTCCTGCTACGGCAAGAAGTACGGACCTAAAGGCTACGGCTACGGCCTGGGAGCAGGAACCCTCAACATGGACCGAGGGGAGCGGCTGGGAATCAAACCTGAACA GACACAGTCTCACAGACCCACCACTAACCCCAACCCGTCAAAATTTGCTCAGAAGTTTGGCGGCTCAGAGAAATGCCCCCGCTGTGGCGACTCTGTGTACGCAGCTGAGAAGATCATGGGCGCTGGAAAG CCGTGGCATAAGAACTGTTTTCGCTGTGCAAAATGTGGCAAGAGTCTGGAGTCAACCACTCAGACGGAGAAAGACGGTGAAATCTACTGCAAAG CGTGTTACGCCAAGAACTTTGGGCCCAAAGGTTTTGGTTACGGCCAAGGAGCTGGAGCTCTAGTCCATgctcagtga